The Dreissena polymorpha isolate Duluth1 chromosome 4, UMN_Dpol_1.0, whole genome shotgun sequence region CGGATATTCGAACAACAAAAACTCATTTCAGCATCCCAAGTTGATAGTCCACCATACTGTGCATCCCGGTTCGACGGCGTCCGCGCCTCGGAAATGACGCAGGAGCAGAGTCTGCTCTATCGTCTCATGCGGAACTATGACCGGGCGTCTAGACCGGTGTTCGACGCCTCTAAACCGGTCAATATTAAAGTCGGTATATCGCTGACCCAGATCCTTGATATTGTAAGTATAGGTTAAAAAGTCTTCACACATCATGTTTATGTCAATAGTCAATGTCAAAATTGTGAGCCTCTATTTTCTTGTCCGATCCATATACCTATATTCATTTAAGGATTAGTATGTTGCTTGGACACAACGTTGTGGTCAGGGAGACAATGTGCAGAAGGCACAAGTAGGTTAAATCGACTCGATTCCAATGTTATATTTCTAGGTCGAAATTATTGATCTTCTGTGTTTCCTAATGTATAAAAAGCGCTAAATTACCACACGCACCAACGTATTAgaacttcaaatatttaaatactattaaAAATTAGCCGTTTTAGTTGCATCTGTTCACCTGTCTATAATCTGTATTCTATACATCTCTTTTCATTCTTTACCATCGTGTGGATGTTAATAAATAATGTTCTTGTGTTTGAATGAGTAAGGTAAAATGTTTGtgcaaaatattttatacatatttgatGAGTTTGGAAGTTATATTGCCTATTGCTAGTGCAACAGAAACAGTTAAAATAAAAACGTGTATAAGTCACATCTAGCCACCTGTAAATCAAACTCTTATCTTAATATTCAACGACCAATTAGCGATCGATCAATCTTAGAGCCAAGTTGCTATCGGTTTGTATTATGTGGTCCTCGGCAAGCTGAATGACGAGTTTAtcattatttttcaacttgtttcgtttatttttcgaaaaaaaacaaaaacgagaACGGTGTAAAAGTGTCAATATGGGTAATGTAAATCAGACAGTCGGTATCTATAATGATTAATAGGAGGCGTTGAATTTATACCATTTCAAAAAGCCGAAACGTGATCTCGACTTGTGCGAGTGGCAGCATTAATGTGTTGAATTACCGAAATCACCGTAATCgaaagttaatttaatttatgCAAGAACtatcttaaaaaagatatacggcgtggGTGTTAATTTGATGTGTTGGGTAAAAAAtcgtattattaaaattaataagatCAAACACTTATGTCAATTGTCGATGGGGATGCTTTTTTGTCTGAATAGTTGTTTGCCGAATTAAATATCCATATATTAAAGGTTTTAGAACTGTTAAACACCATTTTGATTTTCTGTTCTTTCGTCGCATATTTTCATTACCACGGTATTATGCATCCGAAATCAAagtttaagaacaaaaaataataaaataataaaggatTCTCAGACATTATATGTTGTCAACCCTTCATCTTTCATCCCTGTTATTTTCATTACCGTTTAAATTTGCTCTTACACACCTAAATGCTGATACAGCAAGACTTATTATATACTGATGAATTCCTAATATATACATTCTTAGTAGCAAATAAAGTGTTTCAAGTGGAAAACAGAATATATAAGCACACACGTGTTGCAAACTCCCATAAAACCCCAGAAATACCAGTCAGTCattgaaaaaattatttataatgtacCGCATGTATATTTACCGAAATGCCAGTTTTATAACGCTATTTCTTGTAAGAATAATGTGGAAACTatgttttcttaaaatttaagTACCTAATATCGGTAAATAAGCAGGTTTATTTATTCCTAATACTAACATTACACGTAGTAACATGGGGAATTTCGGAACAAGTTTTAGCGTCTGAGAGCTTGTTTAACTTTACGGAGTACCCATTAAAGTAAGCTAATGTTATTTTTCTGTAGTCTGTTAATCTGTCTGTAAATTGTTTATGGATTAATTGCAGGACGAGAAAAACCAGGTTTTAACGATCAACGTTTGGCTTGACCAGGTAAGTAAAACACATAAGCAAATACATTTGCACACCTTCATAAGAAGTTAAAAATGATAAGAAGTTAATGTAAGAGACATGTTTTAATTGCTTGTAATTGGTATTTCAAAATGTTGTGCAATAAACCACTTGCAATTAATGCAAGATCCCACTGTGCTATTTCTGTATTGTAGTCAAGTGTTGGAATTTTAGCCATTATCATATGTAATTTCAGTGACATGGTGTCAGATATTCCTTCTATTGTCTTATACGAAGTTGATTCATCTTTTTCCTTTTTGTGTTGACGTTTGACTCGGTTATATAtggtatgttgttaaatagtgtttttgtcgTTATCAAATGCATCAAGCAGCGAGCATGcgttagcccccccccccccccccgccctacCGGTATAGTTTAATATGTATTCGTTTCTACTTCGTATTAAAGTTTACGTTTGTGGTATCTGTAATGTGGTTTAGTCGTTGTGGTTTTGTGATTTTCACAAGTACCCACAGTAAACATGTTTCAACCCAAAGGTACATGCAGGTGTTAATTATGTGATTGTTTGCCCACAGGACTGGAACGATGAGCGCCTGGTGTGGTGGAATATGTCAGAGTTCTCGAGCATCAAGAAACTGCGAATACCATGTGATCTGATCTGGTTACCGGACATAGTTCTTTATAACAGGTACTTGTCACGGTAATCATATCGAGAATTGCTTGCTTGGTTGATCAAGCTCTGGACTTCAAATCAATGGTTTGCAGGTTTGATCCCCGGCCTGAAAACATGACTTGTGTAGGTATTTGTCATGACTTTATTTCCAATACATATGTCCCATTATAACCTTGTTTAAAATAGAGAATTTCTACGGTAtcggtaaaaaaataaaacacgcaaTTAACATGCCATGCGCGAGCGGAATGTTACTTGTGACAAATAGAATTGTTTTTCATAGAACATGAAAAATATAGATACCATTTGATAGCATATATTATGATACACTTGAACTATGCTCTTtcactgcaaaaaataaatagtatAAAATGCTGTTCGGCATAACAAGCTGCATTGAGTGCAGTGAAATTATTTATACTCCAAATGTACTTAGGTGTGATAATGCATAGAATACAAGTGCATAATTCCATGAAACGCCCATTTATATAGCGCAGTTAGGCTAATGGTTAGTCATATATCTGCGTTTAATGCATATACAGGAACgttattacaataacacatatGGCATCAGTACAAATATCACTCCACTTCATCAATGTATTGTTTCTTTATGCCATCCGGCAttgatataatatttttataaccCTTATAAAGTAAAGCGATGTAAAGCGGTATGAACCACTTCGATGGTTGTGCCAAAAAGCGAAgataatacatgtttacattttctgATTACATAACTTGTAAGTTCAcgtaaatatatactttttggcATAAGATGAACTAATTAACGTACTTGCTGGTTATCAACTATTGACTAGTTAATATAAAATCAGGACATGGGTTTGTTATATAATGTCTATTTCATTTAAGTTCGATAAGATTCTgcgtttttttacaatatttattttactcATGGGTTTTAAACAGTGTAATAGCACTTATGCACGTTTATCAATTTAATTTGCATACGTCATTTTCTCGTTCGTTGTCCACCATTATTGCTATTTCTATATGAAATTTAAGTCGTCCAGACGCATTTGTCAAGGAAATGTTCTCATCCTTATGACATCGCAACATTATTGTGGCGTGTCTCTCAAATATATGGCTCTGGCTGATGAGTTGtgaatttaaagaaacaaaaaataaatgatcTTGTTCTATCTAAATTATCTGCTTTAGTCTATTTAAATAACCCTCTGTGGACTGACACTTTAATCGTGTTCAGACATCTTGAACGAACATTTCTATTCCGGACACGTTCTTTCCAAGCGTGCTTTGTGCGTGCGTCATTGCTAGTCTTTTTTTATTACCAATTGCGTTTGGGAAGCCAGTGTAGTTGGGAAGCTTACCTCGTTCGCTCTCAATTTTTATTTGAGTGAATGAATACTGCGTTACCATGTGATATTTAATAATGCACACCATTTATGCTGAAGGCTGAATTGGCCCCTCTTTAAAAAAGTGCTTATTTGATAACAACAGATCTGTTGATTAGCAAATTAACTTGCAAAATTCCCAAACtttaattatatttcattgtACTACGCAACCAAAAGTGTTTCATTGAGGCTAAGGTTCTACTTTCTGTTAAAAGAGCAATTTTACTGTTTGTAAGATATGCtgttttaatatcattttcaGAAATTACATACCATTTCCATGAGCTAGCAAATTTTCTGGATGGATCAAGCGCTCACCGGACATGAAAGCGCTAGTAAAACAAAGATATTCCCTACAGCCaacaacttaaacatttttattaatacatataaggtaatttttcaaatttcttcACACAGTGTTGACAGTCACAAAGAATACATGAAAGCCTTGGCAATGGTCGACAACGACGGTCACGTGTTCTGGCCACCTATTGTACGCATGCGCAGTTCGTGTAAAATGGATATCACATTTTTCCCGTTCGATGACCAAGTGTGTCATTTGAAACTTGGATCGTGGGCATACGACGGCTTTCaggtattatttctttatatatacaATGTCTACGGAACACaatacaaacatgataaaaaatactagtcaaattacaaaaatatttacagtGCTTCTTACTATTTACTAAGAACAAAACAGTACAGTATATAACAAACACAATCAACAATTTTAACTCTttgaataacattttaatacataaCATATATAAAGACTAATTAAAATTAATGGTCCATTATTTACTTTTACGTTTTCATGTGTAGGTAGATGTTTCAAACAGAACCATGGAGATAGATCTCACCAATTTCGTCGACAACGGGGAATGGACGCTTGTGGACACACGTGTTGTACGGAACGTTATATACTACCCATGTTGCCCTGAACCATTCCCTGACGTTACGTTTTATATACAGGTAACGTTCAATTAAAATGACGTTTCCTTTAACGTTTTCGTTGCCAAAATTATGCTTAAAAACAGCACTTTTGACCGACGCTCtcaaaaaacgtttttaaatggTCATTACATTTTAGAAAAATGTTATTAATATGAGGCGATTTACTGACATGCGTTAAATGTCACTTCATTTCTTGTGATATTAAACTTAACACAAAATTAATTATATCGCAAAATACTTTATGCATTCAGATACATACAGTCGCATCTTAAACGTTTTTATGCATGAAAAAGATGTTAATGAAAATGCAAAAAGAGTAAACCAACGATATGTTTATAACATCTATCTATCATTATAGGATACATAACATTAAAATAGAAGGAGACATCATGTATCGATTGTGATAGTAATTAAACGGACTTGTCAGACATAAACACGTGGCTCCTCCGTATCTGGTGCAAATTAGACATAAGACATGCTATTCTTAGCATGGCTTAGTAAGAAGTCATACattttttgtcagaaaaaaacAAGATAACAAACTTCATTCATGTCTGAAAAGCTGTAAAATTACGtaataattgttaatttaacttaaagttatatatatatattgattctCAAATTACATTCCAGCTTCGCAGACGGGTGTTATACTACTTGCTCAACGTCATCATACCTTGCATGCTGCTATCCATGCTGACCCTTGCAAGCTTCTGCTTGCCGCCAGACAGCGGCGAGAAGGTGACGTTAGGACTGACGGTGCTACTGGCGTTCTCTGTTTTCATGCTGCTGGTGGCGGAGAATATGCCGCCAACGTCTGAATACGTGCCGCTGATTGGTACGTTAGGCCACTCCAGCCACACCATATTGTTTATTCCAGGAAGCTCATTTATTACTTATTCTATTTGGAAAGTAATCAATAAGCCTAAACGGTATATGTATGGGGACTTAAGAGGTGTCTGAATTTGTTTAGACGTTTTGAACGTAAAATCCGATATCGTTATGACCTGAGATAGTCAccgtttatatattatatattatagctTTTCCGGACCCCTACcattatatttgtatttctttattcAGGTGTCTACTTGACTATTATTATGGGGATGAGCGCTCTGTCTGTCGTCTTCTCTGTCTTTGTGTTGAACTTTCACCACAAGACGTCAATTAAAAATCCACCACCTCGGTGGGCGAAAAAGATGGCTGCCGTAGCAGCAGCAGTGACTTTCTCAAAAGCCACATTTTGTACTAGTAAAATGTCAACCAAATCATCGAAACCTACTCAGTCCGATCAAATGACAAAGGAGCAAAAATATTCTACAGCGTTTCATACTGAACCGAAAGCTGCAGACTGTACTGAGTCAGAAGCATGCCAAAGCTTGCTGAGTGATGTGCAATCGCCTTTGCGCTGTGGATCAAATCCACGCAATGGAGGATTTTTGAACGGAGAGTCCAGAGATCCGAATGGTCGGACAAGTTCAATAGTGGAAAGGGTGATCATTGATTATGTCAGTAAAGTGATAGCTGGATACGATCGGCAATCTTTAGAATCGGAAACATTGAACGATTGGAAGGAGGTGGCCAGAATCATTGACCGAGTTTTGTTTGTACTGTTTTTCTTGGTGACGGTGGTTTCCACTGTGGTCACGTTAATATTTATGCCGACATTGAAGAATAC contains the following coding sequences:
- the LOC127878971 gene encoding acetylcholine receptor subunit alpha-type acr-16-like; translated protein: MTQEQSLLYRLMRNYDRASRPVFDASKPVNIKVGISLTQILDIDEKNQVLTINVWLDQDWNDERLVWWNMSEFSSIKKLRIPCDLIWLPDIVLYNSVDSHKEYMKALAMVDNDGHVFWPPIVRMRSSCKMDITFFPFDDQVCHLKLGSWAYDGFQVDVSNRTMEIDLTNFVDNGEWTLVDTRVVRNVIYYPCCPEPFPDVTFYIQLRRRVLYYLLNVIIPCMLLSMLTLASFCLPPDSGEKVTLGLTVLLAFSVFMLLVAENMPPTSEYVPLIGVYLTIIMGMSALSVVFSVFVLNFHHKTSIKNPPPRWAKKMAAVAAAVTFSKATFCTSKMSTKSSKPTQSDQMTKEQKYSTAFHTEPKAADCTESEACQSLLSDVQSPLRCGSNPRNGGFLNGESRDPNGRTSSIVERVIIDYVSKVIAGYDRQSLESETLNDWKEVARIIDRVLFVLFFLVTVVSTVVTLIFMPTLKNTTIDDYIAKRLK